The following is a genomic window from Staphylococcus capitis subsp. capitis.
CGATATTGAGTTGGCTAGCATGATAAAGGAAGTTTGCTAAGTCAACACGCGAAGGGAGAAGGTAGGCGATATGGAATAATCCAGATTCTCTCAATCCAGGTTGACGACCATCAATCAATCTATTCAAAGTTAATGTATGTCCATGTTTACCGATATAAAAAATGGTTTGTTGCTCAGTTTGTTTATTGATTGTAAAACCTAAAACATTAGAGTAAAAGTCAGTCATTGTATTTAAATCTTTAACGTTCAGAGTGATATTTGTAACTTGCGTTACCTCTGATGAGTGAAAGGTATGCAAAGTGTAGTCCTCCTCAAATGAAAAAGTCATCCTCATTTAATATTTATACTAAGTATAATAAATATACTACTAGGAGGTGAAAAGAGCAAGTTTGAATCAAAAAAATTCCAAGAAGAAAGTATCTCCTTGGAATGATTAAATATCAATGTATTAACCTAAATAAACATCTTGCGCGTGGTCATCTTTTTCTAAAACATCTTTAGCAAATGGGCAAGAAGCAATGATTTTTAAGTTATTATTACGCGCATATTCTACAACGCTATTCACTAATTTTTTCCCTAAACCTTGTCCACCTAGTTCATCAGATACACCAGTATGGTCAATATCGATTTCATTGTTATCTACGTCTTTGAAAGTAATTACTGCTTGTGGATTATTCTCATCTTCTCCCACATAAAATTTATGATCGCCTTGTTTAATTTCTTCAGCCATTAACGTTCACTCCTTTAAAATGTTTATACATATATTTATCACTCATCTTAAATTTTAAAACATGATTAATGTTTTAAAGGCTTAGCTATTGCTTTTTTAGAAGGTTACCGATATAGTGATAAACGAAATAATTACGCTTTGTGGAGGGCTCATTTTGAAAAGAAAGGCAATTATCTTTATTACGTTATCATTAATTTTAATATTAAGTGGATGTAGTAAGAGTATAAATTCTAGCAAAAAAGACAATGTCAATAGTCACAACAAAATGAAAATATATACAACCGTCTTTGCATTTCAAAGTTTTACAGAACAAATTGGCGGTAAATACGTCGATGTAGAATCTATTTATCCTCCAGGTGCTGATTTACATTCTTATGAGCCTACACAAAAAGATATGATCAATATTGCGAAAAGTGATTTATTCATCTACTCTAGCGATGACTTAGATCCGGTTTCAGCTAAAATAACTCAATCAATGGAAAATAAAAATATGAAATTAGCCCTTGCAAGCGATTTAAATCAAAAAGAATTAATCCATTCCGATGATCACGATGAAGATGAAGGTCATAATCATGCTGAAACTGAAAACGACCCACATGTTTGGCTAGACCCAGTATTAGATCGCATTTTCGCTGAGAAAATCAAAGATAAGCTTATTCAAAAAGATCCTAAACATAAGTCATACTATGAAAAAAACTATAAAAAGTTAGATAAAGATATCGCAAATATCGATAAAAAGATGCAAAAAATCACTAAAAGCCCTAAACGTGAAAAAATTATTATTTCTCACGATTCTCTAGGCTATCTTACTCATCGTTATCATTTTAAACAAGAGGGCGTTAATGGAACGAATGATGAAGAACCAAGTCAAAAGAAGATATTGAGTATCGTAAAGAACATCAAAAATTCCAAGCTCCTTATGTATTATATGAACAAAATATTACTTCTAAAATTACAGATGTGATAAAAAGAGAAACAGATACCCAACCTTTAAGTTTCCATAATTTAGCAGTACTTACTAAAAAAGAAAAAGACAATCAGTCAATCACTTATCAATCACTAATGAAAAAAGATATTGAATCGTTAGACAAAGCTTTAAATCAATAATTAAAAACCCTTTTAGAATGGCATGTTCACTCTAAAAGGGCCTTTTCATATACTACTGATATCTTAAATAACTTACTGTAGTGTTATAGTATTCTTCAAAGCCGTGAATACCATCAGCGCCTCCTAAACCAGATTCGCGCCATCCTGCGTGATAACCGTTCACTACTTCTTCTGCTTCACAATTGGCGTAAACTTCACCAAATTTTAAACGTTCTGAAGCGGTCATCACTTCTTTAAAGTTTTCGGAGAAAATGTATGAAGATAAACCAGCATTTGTATCATTAGCGTCATCAATCACTTGATTGAAGTCGTTATACGTTGTAACCGCTAGGACTGGTCCGAATATTTCTTCTTTAAATACACTATCTTCAGGATTTACATGATCTAATACAGTTGGTTCGTAGAAGAAACCATCACGTTGTAATTTTTGTCCGCCCAATACTAATTTGGCACCGTTTTTCACTGCAGTTTCGACTTTTTCATGAATACTATTGAGTTGAGTTTGGTTAATAATAGCTCCGTAATCTGAATTCTCATCGAGTGGGTCTCCTACAGTTAATTGACTCATTTTGTTAGAAACCTTTTCAATAAATTCGTCATGAACATCTTCGTGAACAAAGATACGTTCAGGGCATGTGCACACTTGACCAGCGTTATTAATACGAGCTGCGACAATATAGTCTACAGCTTTGTCGATATCCGCATGAGGTGTAACGATAACAGGTGCGTTACCACCTAACTCAAGGTTTACCTTCTTAACTGTTTGTGCTGCATGTTCATATACTGATTTACCAGCACGCATACTACCTGTAAGTGAGATGAGTTGAATATCTTTATGCGTTGCAAGTTGTGTTCCAACCGTTTCGCCCGTGCCTGGAACAATTTGAATTAATCCAGCTGGTATTGTTGAAGCACGGAATAGTTCAGCTAATTTTAATGTTAAAAGTGTCGTTTCTTCACTTGGTTTAATAACGACTGAGCATCCCGTAACAACAGCGGGAATAACTTTTCGCATTAAAACCATAATAGGGGCATTCCAAGGAACGATGCCCGCTGTGACACCAATAGGTTTCTTCGTAATTTGGATAATTTCGTTTTCTACGCTATTTTGAAGTACTTCGCCTTTATTACTCATACTTAAACTAGTCATATAATCAATAAATGCGATAGACTTATCAATTTCACCATAAGCTTCAGCTAACGTTTTTCCTTGCTCTTTCACATATAATTGTGCTATTTCATCGCGATTTTGTTCTAATAATGGAATGAGTAATTTCACATGTTCAGCACGTGTAGGTTGAGGAACACGTTCCCATTCACGTTGAGCATGTTTAGATTTTTCAATTGCGTTATTGACTTCTTCTTTAGTCGCAAATGTAATTGTATCGAATTTTCCCCTGTAGCAGGATTAATCACATCCATCGTTTCATTCGATTGACTCTCGATAAATTCATTATTAATAAATAGTTGATTTGTCATTTAAGACACCTCCACAATTTATATTCCCGAAATTTTTTATCCTAATTTTGAAAATTAAAAACATATGGAGAGTAATAATCTTTGAGAAATATGAAGGGGAAGTAAGATACATTTAACAAAAAAGCCAGACGAGCATTAACAGCTCGCCTGACTCATATTTAGTGTCTAAGAAAACCTTTATATATGACAGGGATAAGCAAGATAAAACCAAATAATCCCATAATAGGGAATACCTTACCAATCAGTGAGATAAATCCAATAAATGTACAAATGAAAGTAATGATAGCCATCATAATAATTAAACTAAAATAACGTTTTGTAAAGGGTTGGCTAAAACGTGTAGCAAATGCATACATTAGACCTACAACAGTGTTATATATTACTAACACCATAATCACAGACATAATTGTGCCGATAGAAGGTGAAATCTGTTTTGCTAAGAGTAGCGATGGTAATGCCACATGTTTTATTTTATCGAACTCAGTAATTAATCCTAGATTAATCATTAGCAATAGGAAAGTAATGATGAGACCACCAATTAAGCCACCATAAATAGTCGATTTCTGAAACTTCAACTTACCACCCATAACTGTTAGAAAACTGAAAGCAGCGGCAATTTGTAAACTGGCGTAGTTGATTGCATCGAACCACCAACCTGGAGAAATTGATTTATTGTTATTAGAATATTGATTCGCGGCAGTAAAATCAATGTGACCAGTAACAAAATAATACACAGCAATCATTACTACTACAGCGACTAGGAAAGGTGTAACCCCACCAAGTACAGCAATTAATCGATCAAACTGTAAAAACAACGTGAGTAATATTAGCACTACTAAGATTAAAGAACTTAGCCAAAAAGGTATGCCAAAGCTCTCATTAATTGTTGATGCACCACCTGCCGTCATAATTATAGCAAGTGAAAATAAAAATATAGTCAGTATGATATCGAAAACTTTTGCAATCAAAGGATGTAAATAGAAATTGATTGATTCAGAATGATTTTGAGATTTAAGACGGAAGCCAGTGTTTAAAACAAATATTCCACCTAAAGTAACGATAAGACCAGTAATGATAATTCCAGCGATACTATAGATACCATTACTTGTGAAAAATTGAAATATTTCCTGACCTGTCGCAAATCCAGCTCCAACGACCACGCCAACGAAAGCGAAGGCAACGATGATGGATTCTTTAACAGTATTCATTTAACATGCATATCCCTTCAAATTTATATATTTTAAAGATGTTGTATGTATTCATTTATTTTAAAAAATTGAAAAATCACATCTATCTATTGTAGATGATATAGACGAAAAAATAAACAGTGAAGTTCATCACATATGTACTATTGTATAAATGTGACGTACGATAATTTGACTTTAGTGTATAATAAATATGTATCATAAACTTAAGGTACTCAGTAATTGTAAGTTTAATTTTAATCAATTTAATTATTTTTATACATTTACAAAAGTTTTAAGCAAATAATAATGCATTTACACATCATTTTTGATAGTATTAGGCAATATTGAATATATTAGGCAAATAAATATATTAAGAAGGTGTTCATATGTCATTGGACTTACCCATTATGCTGATGATAGTTCTATTTCTAGCATTAGGGATTTTTAGTCAATGGTTAGCAGATAGAATTAAATGGCCATCTATAGTAGTTATGGCGATTGTTGGTTTACTCGTTGGCCCGATATTAGGTATCACTAATCCTAAAGAAGCGTTAGGATCTGAAGTGTTTAGTCCAATCGTTTCCTTAGCTGTTGCAATTATTTTATTTGAAGGTAGCAGTAATTTAGATTTTAGGGAACTTAAAGGAATTTCTAAAGCGGTTATTCGAATCATAACAGTCGGCGCAGTTATTGCATGGATTTTAGGTGCGATAGCCTTACATACAATCCTAAACTTTCCAATCTCCGTATCCTTTGTCATGGGAGGACTCTTTTTAATTACAGGTCCAACTGTGATTCAACCATTATTGAAACAAGCGAAAGTAAAGAGGAATGTTGACTCTATATTAAGATGGGAAAGTATTATTCTCGACCCAATTGGTCCGATGCTTGCATTGACAGCATTTTATATCTTCCAAATCATTGAACAAGGTATAAGTTTCATTGTTATTCTCATATTCGTACTGAAAATATTAGCCGTTGTCGTAATCGGCTTTGGTGCGTCATATTTATTTAATTGGTTCATACGCCAAGATATGATTCCACAAAATTTAATGCCACCTATCCAATTCGTTTTTATTCTCTTAACATTTAGTGTTTGTGATGCAATATTATCGGAATCTGGATTATTAGCGGTGACAATTTTTGGTTTAATAATGGCACGTAAAAAACGTCATGATTTAATCTTTAAAGAATCAGATCATTTCATCGATAATGCATCTTCTATATTAGTAAGTACAGTCTTTATTTTAATCACGTCATCACTTACGAAAGATGTATTACTTAATGTAGTATCATGGCAACTCTTTATTTTCTGTATTGTCATGATTGTCTTAGTTCGACCTATTTCAGTGCTTTTCTCAACATTTAAAACTGAAATTTCTAAGAAAGAACGAGCGATTGTTGCAATGATGGCGCCAAGAGGGATTGTCGTATTAACAGTGGCCCAATTTTTCTCAGGATTATTTATGGATGACAAAGTAGCTATGGCGAAGTATATCACGCCCGTGACATTCGGCTTAGTATTTATTACCGTGGTCATTTATGGCTTTATCTTTACACCATTAAGTAAATTATTCGGTGTCGCTAGTAATGAACCGCCAGGTGTAATTATAGTAGGTGAGAGTGAGTTCTCATTCCACCTAGGGGTGAATTTACGAGATCATGGTATTCCAGTTATGATGTTCAATTTATTTGAAAATACATCTGAGAAAGCACATGAAGCGGGATTTGAAGTCTTCAAAGGTAATTTATTATCAAGTAATGATCGTATTTACTCCGACTTACTTCGATATAATAAATGTATCTTAATGACACAGTCATTTATTTTCAATAGTCTGGCATTTAATGAATTAGTACCAGAATTCGGTTTAAATAATGTAGATATGATGCCTGTTTCTTTCAATGATGAACAGGCGAGAAATAATTTAAGTGGCCCGATTCGTAATCATATATTATTTGATGAAAATCACAGCCCACGCTGGTTTAATAACTACATTACACAACACAATATCGTAGAAGTGCCAGCAGAAGAGTACCATGAACTTACAGATAAAGACATGTTGATTTACTACATTAGTGAAGATAAAGAAGTCACATTTAAACGTAGTAATAGAGAATTACCAGAAAATGACACAGGGGTTTATGGTATTTTAAGAGATGCACATGCATGATAATGACTGAGGTCATTTTAATGTAAACTAATAACCCGTAGATGAAGTTGAGTTATCTACGGGTTTATTTGTGATTCATTGATATGGTTAGGGCATAATGACCCATTAATAAGTAAACAACTCATCAACTGTAACTGAGAACTGTTTAGCTAATTTAAACGCTAATACTAATGATGGGTCATATTTGTTATTTTCAATAGCATTGATAGTTTGTCTAGAAACCCCAAGATTCTTACTTAATGTTTCTTGAGATATTTTCATCTTTTTACGATAGTACAAAATATTATTTTTCACTTTATTACCTTCAAG
Proteins encoded in this region:
- a CDS encoding GNAT family N-acetyltransferase is translated as MAEEIKQGDHKFYVGEDENNPQAVITFKDVDNNEIDIDHTGVSDELGGQGLGKKLVNSVVEYARNNNLKIIASCPFAKDVLEKDDHAQDVYLG
- a CDS encoding membrane protein, which produces MNTVKESIIVAFAFVGVVVGAGFATGQEIFQFFTSNGIYSIAGIIITGLIVTLGGIFVLNTGFRLKSQNHSESINFYLHPLIAKVFDIILTIFLFSLAIIMTAGGASTINESFGIPFWLSSLILVVLILLTLFLQFDRLIAVLGGVTPFLVAVVVMIAVYYFVTGHIDFTAANQYSNNNKSISPGWWFDAINYASLQIAAAFSFLTVMGGKLKFQKSTIYGGLIGGLIITFLLLMINLGLITEFDKIKHVALPSLLLAKQISPSIGTIMSVIMVLVIYNTVVGLMYAFATRFSQPFTKRYFSLIIMMAIITFICTFIGFISLIGKVFPIMGLFGFILLIPVIYKGFLRH
- a CDS encoding sodium:proton antiporter, which translates into the protein MSLDLPIMLMIVLFLALGIFSQWLADRIKWPSIVVMAIVGLLVGPILGITNPKEALGSEVFSPIVSLAVAIILFEGSSNLDFRELKGISKAVIRIITVGAVIAWILGAIALHTILNFPISVSFVMGGLFLITGPTVIQPLLKQAKVKRNVDSILRWESIILDPIGPMLALTAFYIFQIIEQGISFIVILIFVLKILAVVVIGFGASYLFNWFIRQDMIPQNLMPPIQFVFILLTFSVCDAILSESGLLAVTIFGLIMARKKRHDLIFKESDHFIDNASSILVSTVFILITSSLTKDVLLNVVSWQLFIFCIVMIVLVRPISVLFSTFKTEISKKERAIVAMMAPRGIVVLTVAQFFSGLFMDDKVAMAKYITPVTFGLVFITVVIYGFIFTPLSKLFGVASNEPPGVIIVGESEFSFHLGVNLRDHGIPVMMFNLFENTSEKAHEAGFEVFKGNLLSSNDRIYSDLLRYNKCILMTQSFIFNSLAFNELVPEFGLNNVDMMPVSFNDEQARNNLSGPIRNHILFDENHSPRWFNNYITQHNIVEVPAEEYHELTDKDMLIYYISEDKEVTFKRSNRELPENDTGVYGILRDAHA
- a CDS encoding helix-turn-helix transcriptional regulator, producing MKNNILYYRKKMKISQETLSKNLGVSRQTINAIENNKYDPSLVLAFKLAKQFSVTVDELFTY